The following are encoded in a window of Primulina eburnea isolate SZY01 chromosome 4, ASM2296580v1, whole genome shotgun sequence genomic DNA:
- the LOC140830433 gene encoding translocase of chloroplast 159, chloroplastic-like, with the protein MDSKEGNLNPSSEVASGSSVSYAFPSSYSTENENFQKKNDANNDNDENSKNIGGSSVDDDEEEGGYVSGKEEFEAGLENPVSDGPDRAVNEGDFIREENSDGPFVDASGLSDEKVGNLPVSDDVKNVKAAEGKDAALIQDSGSVSAASDDVNGAELNGVVSPAGKGELKSGGEVQDDNSGKESEEKGEIDNLSIKDAVILPENEEVTVGPTEESKVVVPGDVKLTSEGDSVVDTIQVDAAGPGVAVVGETGGNGDVKTMEMDAPAVGPMEQSKVVGPGDVKLTSEGDSVVDIIQVDAAGPGVAVVGETEENGDVKTKEMDVAAVGKMEESKVVGRDVKLTSEGDSVVDTIKVDAAGPGVAVVGETEENGNVKTKDMDVSVVGQMEVGSNKFEPAAENNADAEERKPLEPALGLNKFEKLGQSVATDLINGVPGGTKSGDSVDRSGYLNVENSAEKEDEGFKPVIVSEAFEKGITSNVNSDREVMPTNETVQINGEQDFGVIKLADGVFEESKLADTVESKAVHSQEITELEGEEVEPVDSMSEGDTDGMIFGSSEAARKYIEELEQESGVGSQAGADSSFEHSQRADGQVVTDSEEDADTDDEGDGKGLFDSAALAALLKAATGADSDGGSITITSQDGSRLFSVERPVGLGSSLRSLRPVPAPAPRPNQPNLFSPSTFTGGGESEANLSEEEKKKLENLQKIRVKFLRLVHRLGVSPEESVAAQVLYRLALLGGRQNNQTFSLDAAKRMALQLEENERESLDFSINILVLGKSGLGKSATINSIFGQDMSPIDAFEVGTASMKEISGFVDGVQVRVFDTPGLKSSAMEQAFNRNTLSSVKKFTKKCPPDVMLYVDRLDAQTRDLNDLPLLRTITSALGPSIWRSAIVTLTHAASAPPDGPSGAPISYEVFVTQRSHIVQQSIGHAVGDLRMMSPSLMNPVSLVENHPSCRKNRDGQKILPNGQSWRPQLLLLCYAMKILSEASTLSKPQDPFDHRKIFGFRSRSPPLPYMLSSMLQSRVHPKLPSDQGGDGVDSDVDLDELSDSDHEEEDEYDQLPPFRPLKKAQLAKLSKKQREAYFEEYDYRVKLLQKKQWKEELRRLRALKKKGTNTTTDFGAEDDNNPEAAAPVAVPLPDMALPPSFDGDNPSHRYRFLEPTSQFLARPVLDTHGWDHDCGYDGVNLEHSLAVANRFPAVYTIQITKDKKDFSVSLDSSIAAKHGDDNSTSTMAGFDIQSMGKQLAYIIRGETKFNKFKKNKAAAGISVTFLGDNVVPGVKVEDQITLGRQYVLVGGAGAVRSQNDTAYGANFELQRRENDYPIGQVQSTFSMSIIKWKGDLALGFNTLAQFSVGRNSKVAVRAGINNKLSGQVTVRTSSSEHISLALAAIIPTAISIYKKLWAGTNEKYSIY; encoded by the coding sequence ATGGACTCGAAAGAAGGAAATTTGAATCCCAGCTCGGAGGTTGCTTCAGGTTCTTCTGTTTCTTATGCGTTTCCATCTTCTTACAGTACTGAAAatgagaattttcagaaaaagaaCGATGCTAACAATGATAATGATGAAAATAGTAAGAATATTGGTGGGAGTAGCGTCGATGATGATGAGGAAGAGGGGGGTTATGTGAGTGGGAAAGAGGAGTTTGAAGCGGGTTTGGAGAACCCGGTTTCAGATGGCCCTGATAGGGCAGTGAACGAGGGAGATTTTATTAGGGAGGAGAATTCTGATGGCCCCTTTGTGGATGCTTCGGGGTTATCTGATGAAAAGGTTGGAAATTTACCCGTTTCGGATGATGTCAAAAATGTTAAGGCTGCGGAGGGGAAGGATGCTGCGTTGATTCAAGATTCTGGATCTGTTTCTGCTGCAAGCGATGATGTTAATGGTGCTGAGCTTAATGGGGTTGTGAGCCCTGCAGGGAAGGGTGAACTAAAGAGTGGGGGTGAGGTTCAGGATGACAATTCAGGGAAGGAGTCCGAAGAGAAAGGCGAGATTGACAATTTGAGTATTAAAGATGCGGTTATTTTACCAGAGAATGAGGAGGTTACTGTTGGTCCAACAGAAGAATCGAAGGTTGTGGTTCCTGGTGATGTGAAACTCACATCTGAAGGGGATTCTGTTGTTGATACAATTCAGGTTGATGCTGCAGGTCCTGGAGTTGCTGTAGTTGGAGAGACGGGAGGAAATGGAGATGTAAAAACCATGGAAATGGATGCCCCTGCTGTTGGTCCAATGGAACAATCGAAGGTGGTTGGTCCTGGTGATGTGAAACTCACATCTGAAGGGGATTCTGTTGTTGATATAATTCAGGTTGATGCTGCAGGTCCTGGAGTAGCTGTAGTTGGAGAGACAGAAGAAAATGGAGATGTAAAAACCAAGGAAATGGATGTAGCTGCTGTTGGAAAAATGGAAGAATCGAAGGTGGTTGGTCGTGATGTGAAACTCACATCTGAAGGGGATTCTGTTGTTGATACAATTAAGGTTGATGCTGCAGGTCCTGGAGTCGCTGTAGTTGGAGAGACGGAAGAAAATGGAAATGTAAAAACCAAAGATATGGATGTCTCTGTTGTTGGTCAAATGGAAGTCGGGTCGAACAAGTTTGAACCTGCAGCTGAGAATAATGCTGACGCTGAGGAGCGAAAGCCACTGGAACCGGCCCTTGGGTTGAACAAGTTTGAAAAGTTAGGTCAATCAGTTGCTACAGATTTGATTAATGGAGTTCCTGGGGGCACAAAAAGCGGGGATTCTGTTGACAGAAGCGGGTATCTGAATGTGGAAAATAGTGCGGAAAAAGAAGACGAAGGATTTAAGCCTGTTATTGTTTCTGAGGCATTTGAGAAAGGCATCACATCCAACGTCAACTCTGATAGAGAGGTCATGCCTACAAATGAAACTGTGCAGATCAATGGTGAACAAGATTTTGGTGTTATTAAACTAGCTGATGGAGTATTTGAGGAATCAAAACTGGCCGATACTGTTGAATCTAAAGCTGTACATTCTCAGGAAATTACAGAATTGGAAGGTGAAGAAGTTGAGCCTGTTGATTCAATGTCAGAAGGTGATACTGATGGTATGATCTTTGGGAGCTCTGAAGCTGCCAGAAAGTACATCGAGGAATTGGAACAAGAATCAGGTGTGGGTTCTCAGGCAGGTGCTGACAGTTCATTTGAGCATTCTCAAAGGGCTGATGGCCAAGTTGTTACAGATTCTGAAGAAGATGCTGATACTGATGATGAAGGAGATGGTAAAGGGTTATTTGATTCTGCTGCCTTGGCTGCACTATTAAAGGCTGCAACCGGTGCTGACTCAGATGGTGGTAGTATTACAATCACATCTCAAGATGGGTCTAGGCTTTTCTCTGTGGAGCGTCCTGTTGGTTTGGGATCTTCACTTCGGTCTTTGAGACCTGTCCCTGCTCCCGCCCCAAGGCCAAACCAACCCAATCTTTTCAGTCCTTCTACTTTTACAGGTGGAGGAGAGTCTGAGGCCAACTTGAGTGAAGAAGAGAAAAAGAAACTGGAAAACTTACAGAAAATCCGAGTAAAGTTTTTGAGGCTTGTTCATAGATTAGGTGTCTCTCCTGAGGAATCTGTGGCTGCCCAGGTTTTATATAGACTTGCGCTTCTTGGGGGAAGGCAAAACAACCAAACCTTTAGCCTTGATGCTGCCAAGAGGATGGCATTACAGCTAGAAGAAAATGAAAGAGAGAGCTTGGATTTCTCCATCAACATTCTGGTTCTTGGAAAATCTGGACTGGGGAAAAGTGCTACCATAAATTCAATATTTGGACAGGATATGTCTCCAATTGATGCATTCGAAGTGGGAACAGCATCCATGAAAGAGATCTCTGGATTTGTTGATGGAGTTCAGGTTCGTGTATTTGACACACCTGGTCTCAAGTCTTCGGCAATGGAACAGGCTTTCAACCGAAACACGTTGTCTTCTGTAAAAAAGTTCACTAAGAAATGTCCCCCGGATGTCATGCTTTATGTGGATCGGTTAGATGCACAAACTAGAGATCTTAATGACCTCCCACTCCTGAGGACCATCACTAGTGCTCTTGGCCCTTCCATCTGGCGAAGTGCCATTGTCACCCTCACTCATGCTGCTTCAGCTCCACCAGATGGACCTTCTGGCGCGCCTATAAGCTATGAGGTTTTTGTCACTCAAAGATCTCATATTGTTCAGCAGTCGATCGGGCATGCAGTAGGTGATCTACGGATGATGAGTCCGAGTCTGATGAATCCGGTTTCTCTTGTGGAAAACCATCCGTCTTGTCGGAAAAACAGGGATGGCCAGAAAATACTTCCTAATGGTCAGAGTTGGAGACCTCAATTACTGTTGTTATGCTACGCGATGAAAATTTTATCAGAAGCAAGCACACTCTCAAAACCTCAAGACCCATTTGACCATCGCAAGATTTTTGGTTTTCGTTCTCGCTCACCACCTCTTCCATACATGCTGTCATCAATGTTGCAGTCTCGTGTTCACCCAAAACTTCCATCCGATCAGGGTGGAGATGGCGTTGATTCTGATGTGGACTTGGATGAGTTATCTGATTCTGACCATGAAGAAGAAGATGAGTATGATCAGCTTCCACCATTTAGGCCTCTCAAGAAAGCTCAGTTGGCCAAGCTCAGCAAGAAACAGCGGGAGGCATACTTTGAAGAGTATGATTACAGAGTTAAACTTCTCCAAAAAAAGCAGTGGAAAGAGGAATTGAGAAGATTGAGAGCGCTTAAAAAGAAAGGTACAAATACTACAACTGACTTTGGTGCAGAGGATGATAATAATCCAGAAGCCGCAGCTCCTGTGGCAGTTCCCCTACCGGATATGGCTCTGCCACCTTCATTTGATGGTGATAATCCATCTCACCGATACCGCTTCTTGGAACCAACTTCACAGTTTCTTGCACGGCCTGTTCTTGATACTCACGGTTGGGACCATGACTGTGGCTATGATGGTGTCAACCTTGAACACAGCTTAGCTGTTGCTAATCGTTTTCCGGCAGTATACACCATTCAAATCACCAAAGACAAGAAAGATTTCAGTGTCAGCTTAGATTCCTCTATTGCAGCCAAGCATGGAGATGATAACAGCACGTCAACCATGGCTGGCTTTGATATTCAGAGTATGGGAAAGCAACTCGCTTATATCATACGGGGCGAAACGAAATTTAATAAGTTTAAGAAGAATAAAGCTGCTGCGGGGATATCTGTGACATTTCTTGGTGATAATGTTGTCCCTGGTGTCAAGGTTGAAGATCAGATTACACTAGGAAGACAATATGTTTTAGTAGGCGGAGCTGGTGCTGTCAGGTCTCAGAATGACACGGCATATGGTGCCAATTTCGAGCTGCAACGCAGGGAGAATGATTATCCGATAGGCCAGGTTCAGTCTACATTTAGCATGTCTATCATCAAATGGAAAGGCGATTTAGCACTCGGGTTCAACACTCTGGCTCAGTTTTCTGTGGGTCGTAACTCGAAGGTGGCAGTTCGAGCTGGAATCAATAACAAGCTCAGTGGTCAGGTCACTGTGAGGACAAGCAGTTCGGAACATATTTCTCTTGCATTAGCAGCCATAATTCCTACTGCCATTTCCATCTACAAAAAACTCTGGGCTGGTACCAATGAGAAGTATTCAATCTATTAG